The sequence CGTCATCGACGAAGCCGTCCTTGCCGTCGCCATAGGTGGCGGCCGACGAAGCGTAGATCAGGCGGATTTCGTGTCGCGTGGAGAGCGCCCAGAGGTCGAGCGTCGCGCGGATGTTGCGTTCGACGATCAGGTCGACATCGGCTTCCGTGGTCGCCGAAATGGCGCCCATATGCACGATTGCCTCGACGCGACGGTGATTGTCTTCCAGCCAGGCCACGGTGGCCTCGGGCCGGATGACGTCATCTAGCAGGATATCGGCGACATTCAGCCATTTGCGGCCGGTGCCGAACCAGTCCGATACGACGATCCGCCAGCCGTCCGCAGCGAGCGCGCGCGCCATGTTGGATCCGATGAAGCCCGCGCCGCCGGTGACCAGGATCGTGTCGCGGCCGTTTCTCGAATTCACGCTCATCGGCATTTCCCTCAAGCCCGCGTCGGATCGGCGCGTCGGCGGTTGGATAGCGCAAGTCAGCGGTGGATGGAACCGGCGGCTTCGGCTTGCGCGACTGCAATCACACGTTGCACGGCCGCAAAGACTCGCTGTGCGTCAATGCCCTCCAGGCACGCCAGCGTGCCGAGCGGACATTCGCGCTTGAAGCAGGGCCGGCAGGAGAGCGCGATCGAGACGACCTCGGCATTCGGCGCGGTCGGCGGCGTCATCGCCTCGGAACTCGAGCCGTAAACGACGACAAGCGGCCGGTCCAGCGCGCCGGCGACATGCATCAGGCCCGAATCGTTGGAGACGACGGCGTCGCAGCGGCCGAGCAACGCAGCGGCTTCGATCAGCGATGTCTTGCCGGAGAGATCATCCACCGGCACGCCGGCCAGCCGGGCAATTTCGGCGGAGATCGTCTTGTCCTTGGGGCCGCCGAACAGGCGTACCCGATAACCGGCTTCATCGGCGAGTTGGGCGAGGGCCGCGAATTTCGCCGCTGGCCACTGCTTCGCTGGCCCGTATTCCGCACCTGGACAGAGGCCGAGAACGGGCCGGTCATTGGCCAGGCCAAAGCGGCCGGCGAGGGCAGTGAGGTCGACATCCGGCTGCAGCAGGCGGGGACGCGGAGACGCCGGCGATTGGCCGGCCGGGCCGGCGAGCGCTACGAAGCGGTCGATGGTGCGCGCCGTCTTGCGGTCTGCGTCGTTGCGCGCATCGGTCAGAAGGATGCTGCGCCCTTCCGCGGCATAGCCGATCCGCTCCGGAATTCGCGCGGCAAAAGGCGCAATGGCCGCCTTGAAGGCGCGGGGCAGCACGATGGCCGTGCCATAGCCTGCTGATTTCAGGGATCGACCGATCTTCCAGCGGCCGGCCGGCCCGAACTGACCGTGCCCGAAGCCAAGCGGGATGGCGTTGCGGACGCCTTCGATCAGAGTGGCAATGGGGAGGGCCGCCGGTGGGGCCAGGACATCGACCGCACGGCCAGGAAATCGCGCGCGGATGGCCGCGACGAGGCTCGCGGCCATGACCATGTCGCCGACCCACGAAGGGCCGACAAGCAATATGGGGGATTGGGTGTCTGTGGCGCGCATGTGTGGCTCGGGGGACTTCATGGCCCCGAGCCGTGCGTGCGTCAAGGCAGATCAGCCGCGCGGAGCGTTCATCGGAATTTCCTGCGGCGAATTGCCGGGTAATTCCTGCGGCACCGGCTGGATGTCGGGCGGGGTCGGGCTCGGCGGGGGCTGAGGCTGCGGATCATGCATTGGCGGCATGGGCTGCGGCGGCGCCGGATTGGGCACATCGGGATTGCCCGGAAGTTCCTGCGGCGGGATCGGAGGAA is a genomic window of Kaistia defluvii containing:
- the waaF gene encoding lipopolysaccharide heptosyltransferase II; amino-acid sequence: MRATDTQSPILLVGPSWVGDMVMAASLVAAIRARFPGRAVDVLAPPAALPIATLIEGVRNAIPLGFGHGQFGPAGRWKIGRSLKSAGYGTAIVLPRAFKAAIAPFAARIPERIGYAAEGRSILLTDARNDADRKTARTIDRFVALAGPAGQSPASPRPRLLQPDVDLTALAGRFGLANDRPVLGLCPGAEYGPAKQWPAAKFAALAQLADEAGYRVRLFGGPKDKTISAEIARLAGVPVDDLSGKTSLIEAAALLGRCDAVVSNDSGLMHVAGALDRPLVVVYGSSSEAMTPPTAPNAEVVSIALSCRPCFKRECPLGTLACLEGIDAQRVFAAVQRVIAVAQAEAAGSIHR